A single genomic interval of Xyrauchen texanus isolate HMW12.3.18 chromosome 8, RBS_HiC_50CHRs, whole genome shotgun sequence harbors:
- the cd2bp2 gene encoding CD2 antigen cytoplasmic tail-binding protein 2, producing MSKRKVTFEDDGGEITLEEEAPKKKMVDGVIGPGSRFKEKHSLDSDEEDEGEDVEKSSKYNILASDDVEGQEMATIDYDEGVPITPFNLDEEMQEGHFDSEGNYFVNNDKDIRDNWLDNIDWVRIKEQPVKKKKGLAAKRRRRAGDEDEAEEEIQREAQRKESDEEEEEEEKEPTEDPLATYSHYQLIEAIIELMSPGETVAAALRRHGGLGGRKKKGKPREEEKEETPNRDADKLDKLTALADRLVGIGEFEIYQKTYEKLAYKLKGMKQGKTAKIKGDSEEEDDELDMFGDKFDERHSVEKDEDKDNDRVTDEVMWEYKWDNEENSELYGPFSSQQMQEWVDEGYFKDGVYCRKVDQEGAPFYNSKRIDFELYT from the exons ATGTCAAAAAGAAAAGTGACATTTGAGGATGACGGTGGGGAGATTACTTTGGAAGAAGAGGCTCCAAAGAAAA AGATGGTTGATGGTGTGATTGGGCCAGGATCAAGATTTAAGGAGAAACACTCTTTGGACAGTGATGAGGAGGATGAGGGAGAGGATGTAGAGAAGAGCAGCAAGTACAATATCCTTGCCAGCGATGATGTGGAAG GTCAGGAAATGGCAACAATTGACTATGATGAGGGGGTACCCATCACCCCCTTTAACCTTGATGAAGAAATGCAAGAGGGACACTTTGATTCAGAAGGAAACTACTTTGTCAACAATGATAAGGATATCAGGGACAACTGGCTGGACAATATTGACTGG GTGAGGATAAAAGAACAGCcagtgaaaaagaaaaaaggcctTGCAGCTAAACGAAGGAGAAGAGCTGGTGATGAAGATGAAGCAGAGGAGGAAATACAGAGAGAGgcgcagaggaaagaaagtgatgaagaggaggaggaggaggagaaagaacCAACAGAAGACCCTCTGGCTACATACAGCCATTATCAACTCATAGAAGCCATCATTGAACTGATGTCGCCTGGAGAAACAGTGGCTGCTGCTCTTCGAAGACACGGGGGTCTTGGAGGACGAAAGAAAAAAGGGAAGCcaagagaagaagaaaaagaggaGACTCCAAACAGAGATGCTGATAAACTAGACAAACTAACAGCATTGGCAGACAGACTGGTGGGCATTGGAGAGTTTGAAATTTATCAGAAGACCTATGAAAAACTGGCCTACAAACTGAAGGGAATGAAACAAGGAAAGACCGCCAAAATTAAAGGGGACAGTGAGGAAGAAGACGATGAACTTGACATGTTTGGTGACAAATTTGACGAGCGGCATAGTGTAGAAAAAGATGAGGATAAGGACAACGACAGAG TGACTGATGAGGTGATGTGGGAGTACAAATGGGACAATGAGGAAAACTCTGAGCTCTATGGGCCCTTCAGCAGCCAACAGATGCAG GAGTGGGTGGACGAGGGCTACTTTAAGGATGGTGTATACTGTAGAAAGGTTGACCAAGAAGGTGCCCCTTTCTACAACTCAAAGCGAATAGACTTTGAGCTTTACACATGA